One Triticum dicoccoides isolate Atlit2015 ecotype Zavitan chromosome 3B, WEW_v2.0, whole genome shotgun sequence genomic window, AGCGTTGCGCATTGGCGGTATAGGCTCtcgggcctcatcgtcgaattggggtagcagcttgcgcttcgggtaactcttagttgggcgttcGAGGCTGTATTCCTCTGCtgtcaggacattagtccatctgtcattgagcagatcctgatcggcctgaagctgctgctgcttctttttcaagcttcttgtagtggctattagccggcgcttaaagcgctcttgttcgaggggttcctttggcatgatgaattcttcgtcgctgaggctctCATCCTCTTCTGAGATCTGTAGATAGTTACTACCCTTCGAGTCCTCGTTCTCGACGGGATCGTCGgggttaacttgcccatcctcccaatcatcctgttcggatattggctcgataggggcttcttggtcttcggcgttatccggagtgttattgtctctggtgccggtattgctatcttttTCACGACGCGATTTCGAGTGGcgtcgctgacgtcgacgctttggtGGTGCCTTAGAAGGTTTGTCCTCAACGGGACCCTTCCCACCATCGCCAtcgtcctctttgggtgtgtccaccatgtacacgtcatatgtggaagtggtcgtctagcgtccggtaaacggcgggttctgactttgctcctcttcggcatcgtcgtccataccgttgatgtcttcgaaggcgtagtcgagcatgtcggttaagtcctcgacagtggctatgaagtgggtggtgggtgggacgtaaaattccccgctctcagcccctagtgtggGCTGGGTGTAGTTTGGGAGTGACCCTTCTGCTATGGTGAGAGATCGCATTAAGTACAGGGCCTTTTTTAAGAGTGAGGTTTGGACAGGGAGGTGAGAGTCCATGGAGCAAGGCGGGACAGAAGTTCCCTGGCCAAGATCGTATGACGCGGATCTCGAGAGTTCGAAGTGAGTGTCCGAAGGAGAGTTCGGCTTGATGAGGATAGAGGGAGCCTGAAGTGACTCCAGGCCTGCCGATGATGCGATCCCCTCTGGTTCTCCGGTGCCAGGCTCTATAGCCGGAGAGAGTCCGGCGGGTTTTAAACTCCTATCTTCGGACCTGGTGgtgtgctccggatctaaggccggagcggtgattggggtcgcgaacccttggaagatgaaGTCTCCtctgatatcagcgacatagttcagattcccaaagctgatctgatgaccaggggtgtagccgtcgatctgctccagatgaccaatcgAGTTGGCgcgtagtgcgaagctgccgaatacaaagatttggccggggagaaaggtctccctCAAGGCGGTGTTGTTGTAAatgatcgatggagccatcgagccttctggcgACGACattgtggaactctcaatgaaagcaccaatgtcggtgtcaaaaccggcagatctcggatagggggtcccgaactgtgcgcctaaggatcaaaggtaacaggagacatgggacacgatgtttacccaggttcagaccctctTAATGCAGGTAATACctgacttcctgcttgattgactttaatgagtataggggttacaagagtttatctaccttgagatcataatgagtaaaccctagatgtctagcatgtatgattgttctgggcctacggactaaaccctcatgtttatatagacaccggagggatctagggttgtatagagtcggtttacagagaaaggaagatgcatgatccgaacggcaagcttgccatccacgcaacggagagtcccatccgaacacgggggaaGGTCTTTGACTTTATATCtttacggcccattagtccggcccatattacATATCCCGGacgccgaggaccccttaatccaggactccctcacctgggccCCGCGAAGACCCACCCACATCATGCCAGCCCGTCGCACGCGCACCACCCCCACCGGGACGTGTCAGGCTCTCGTCTACCACCGTGAACCTCACCGGAATCCGATCGTGAACCCTAGCGAAGTGGCACGGGAAGGACACGATCTGGCCGATATCAACGTTCTCCCCTTCGCGAAGATATCGCGCGTCCATAGTGACCCCCCTCCGATCAAGCAGCACCACCCGAAGAGCGCCCCGTCGGAGGAGGATCTCACCGTCGGCGAAGGTGATGTTGCGCGCCGCGGCGAGATCCGGCGCGAAGGAGACGCGCCAACGTGCGTCACATGTCATCATGCCCACCATATTTTATTTAGATTAACGGTTAATTTTTTATAATTCATGAGAATTTTCTGAATTcataattttttaatacatgggattgctttcaaatttatgaacatttcaaaacaatcatgaacattttctgaatttcacGAACATTTTCAAGTCATGATTTTTTTTTATATCAAGACATTTTCCAAAGTGAACATTCTATGAATtcacaaaaaaattaaaaacatgaaCGCTTCACAAATATGCAAACATTTTTTgtattcattttttttgaaatttgtgaacatttttttcacaATTACAATTTTTTTAATTCATCCTGATTATAAATTCGTAAAAAAATTCAAATTAAGAAATTTTTGTTTGAATCTACATTTTTTtaatattgaacattttttttaatattgacatttttttaattcatgaacaattttttaaaatatgcGACTATTTCCCAAAATAATGAttattttttcaaaaattgttaGCATATTTTGGATTCATGattattttaaaattttcatactccctccattccaaaaaaataaaaagaaaattttagaaaataaaaaaggaaaagaatCAAGGAAAAAAAGGTCTCACGCCCCCGCACTAGGCCGACCCATAAGAAATGGGATACCTCTTTGCTAGCCTCCCCCATCCCGCAATGCGGGATCGCGATTGATATGTATCGCCTCCTGCGATACTCATCGTTGCGCTCTCCTGCTATGTAGAATAAGATGGACCGGCTCATCACAAAACCGTGAAAGTGTTCTGTGAGGGAAACGTTCTAGGAACCTTCCACGCTGGTTTGGAAGCTTCCGTATGGGTTTCCAAGGTGTTTTCTGGTTTTCTTTTCTagttttttctttgtatttttcaccttttttctttatttttttcttcctaTTTTTATGTTTCTTTGTGTTTTCCAATATTTTTACGGTTTTCTTTTGTCTTTTATTTGTCTTTTTCGCTGGTTGGTGAGATGAGGACTGAGCGTGGGTGTGGGGAAATTTTACTTGGTAACCGAGAGGTCAAGCATATTTACTCCTCACAGCCATTTGAAGTAACTCACCTAACGGTTATGCGAGTTCAGCTAGTTCCAGTTTAAAGTAGTAAACTAGAATTTTTACCCCTCTAACCGGTTATGGAGGATCGGCTAGAGTTGCGGCGATCAACGAGATTGCTCTTAAGAATCCATACGGGTGAGACATGGCTCTATGGGACGTCAACTCTATATTGGCGTCCTTGTATAATCGAGTTAATTgtacagaagtaccacaattcaggcatcacatgcagattggtaccacgattgctaatttttgcgtGTCAGTACCAACATTGGTCTAAATTTTTGCAAATTGGACTAAAACGCGTATTTATACGTATTGACGCCCGATCCGACAGGTcgggcccacccgtcaggtgccACGCTGGCCAATCGGCGCGTGCCCGCGTGCTGACTAGGACGAGCCGGTGCGCTGCTGTCCTAACCGGCCCGGTCGCACCAGCTCCAGTCCGGCCGCAccattcccctccccctcctcctcctcgctcgaacCCTAGTCCATGGCGTCGGCGATTCCGCCAGTCTGCGGCGAGGGCGtccacggcggcggcgagggcgtccaCGGCGTCGGCGAGGGCGTCCACGGCGTCGGAGAGATGCCGTTCTGGCCTCCTAGCGGAACGGTTGGCGTCGACGGGGATGGCGGCGACGAGTCCAGCTCCGCGTACTCGACCGACGACGAGGAGTCGATGTTACTCACCATGGAGCAGCGGTTGCGGTTGGCGCATCAGTGGGTGGCGAACCCTAGCAGCAGCCATGAGTTGACGCATGGACTTGGCGGCGTGCTGTAAGTACCCTTGTCCTACTCCTCTGATTCATCCAATTGGGCATTTTTAGGGTTTGTTCATCTTCTGCTTTATCTAGTTGGGGATTAGGTTTTATTCAATTGAAGTGACTAGACTAACCTAGTAACATAGTGTATTGCACTCTCAATTTAGTTCAATTACTGTGGCTCTCCAAATTGTTATGTACTGTCTGGTACTGTAATTTAAGTTGTTTTGTACTTTACTGTTGCTCTCCAAAATTTGCTTTTGTGCTAAATTAGTAAATAATAGACTTACAGGTTACTTTAAATTGTAATGTACTGTGCTGTTGCTCTCCAAATTAAGAGTAATTATAATGAATAAATGAAATTTAATCTTTTTCTGTAGTTTGGATGAAGACATTTGGCAAGTAAGGATTCATTTTGATGCAAGAGAACCATTGGAGATGAAGCTGTGTCGTTCAGATATTACTTATCTGAATTTGGTTGCAGTGATGGAAACCCAAGGATTTAATGCATATGATTGTTTGTTTCACATTGAAAATCCATCTTTAGGAGAGAAAGGGCTGGATTTGGTAGACAGTCATGCAGAATTACAGATGATAAAGAGGAAGATCCAGGACAAATTGGTGCTTAATTTGCTAGTCAGGGCTTGTCCACCCCCTGATACTGATTTTGAGAGGCAGCATTTTGAAAAGCCAGACTTGTCCACTGTGGTGTACCAAGAGCCTGTTGTTTATGATCTGAGTGAGCCTCCTATCTTAGCTGTTGATCAGGAAGGAGTAGTCTTTGAGAGTCAATGTAGCACACATCACCCTGTTGCTCCTGCTGGTGTTTGCACACAAGAAAGCAGAAATGCAACTAACAAGTTGAAAGCAgttttggaagaagaagaagagggatatcAAGGATTTGAGGCTTATGAGGACAGTGATTCCTCTGATGAGGATGGTCAAATTGGAAGTTACCCTAATTACATGGTTGATGAAGAAGATGTAGAGGTGGAAGAGGGAAAGAGGCAGAGAGAGCTAGAAGTACAAGAGGAAGAATCAGATGATGATCAATCAGAAGAGGAAGAAATGCTGCATTATGAGGGTGACACTGAAGTTGAGGACCCATTTGAGGTAGAGGAAGATAGGACTTTTGAACAAGAAGAAGAAACTATAGTTGAACCtgtaaagaagaagcagaagctgcCAGTTAGAAGAGGCCCAACCACTAGGTCACATTGTAGTGAGCTACCAGAGGTTGAACCTGATTTCAAACCATcatcagatgaagaagaggaggggtTGTTGAGGGAGAGTGATGATGATGGTTTTCAGCCACTCTCTTTTGTCCTACAAAAGAAAAGGAAGAGTAGGGCAAAGAAAAGGCCTCCTAGGAAGTGGTACAATGAGAAAATGGAGCAACCACATGAGCAACTGTGTATGAAGTTGTGTTTTAGGGATCAGCATCAATTCAGAGaagctttgttgaatttgcacatCACCCAGGCCAGGAATTTCAGGTATCACAGGAATTCAGATCAGAGGATAATTGTTGAGTGTACAGATAAAAAATGCCAGTTCTTAATGGTGGCAGCAGTTATAAAAGGGGAGAAAACATTTGTAATTAAGAAGATGAGACTAGAGCACACTTGCCCTAGTACCACTGAGACCACCAGGGTTAGTGCTAAGTGGCTAGCACAGAAATATGAGCATCTCTTTAGATCTGATATAACTACTGGTATTCAGACTATAATTGATGCATGCAATGAAAAATATGGTGTAGATGTGCCCAAGTGCATGGCATATAGGGCAAAGAACATAGCTATTGATGCTGTGTTAGGAGATCACAGGAAGCAATATCCTAGGCTTAAAGACTATGCTCAGACTGTCATGGACACAAACCCTGGGAGTAGAGTAATAGTCAGTACTGTTACTCCAGTACCTAATGCAAAAATACCCCACCCAGGCCCAAGAttccatgccatgtttttttgCCTTAATGGAGCAAGGGAGGGGTTTCTCAATGGGTGTAGGCCTTTCATTGGTTAGTTCTTGAACCTTGTGTGAACCATTTACATATTGTAGAGTACTCCATATTGTATCTCACTTGGAAATGTTGATTATGCAGGTGTTGATGGATGCTTCATTAAGCTCACTACAGGTGCTCAACTACTTGCTGCCACTGGTAGAGATGGCAACAACAACATATATCCACTGGCATTTGGCATAGTTGGTCAAGAGGACACTCAGAGTTGGTGTTGGTTTCTACACCAACTGAAAATATGCCTAGGGGGAGAAGTGGGCAAGTTTGGAAGTTATACTATAATGTCAGATAGACAAAAGGTATGTGTTTGCATATTTCATTCTGTTTTGAACAAGTGTTTGCATTAGCTTAGATTTTTAAATTGTTTCTTAGACTTGTTAAATTGTTTGTGTCAGGGGTTATTGAATGCAGTGAATGCTGTGTTTCCAAGTTGCAACCAAAGATTCTGCCTTAGACATTTATATGCAAATTTCCAAAATGCTGGGTTTAGGGGTGAAGATCTTAAGAAGTGCATGGATAATGCTAGCTATGCCTACAATGAACACAAATTTAATATTGCAATGAATGATCTTAGAGCTGAAAGTGAGGAAGCTTGGGAGTGGCTTACTGCAATACCAAAAAAAACATGGGCAAGGCATGCATTTGACACAAACTGCAAGACTGACTTGGTAGTGAACAACTTGTCAGAGGTGTTCAACAAGTACATTCTAGATGTTAGGAGAAAACCTATAAGGACAATGTGTGATGGGATAAAAGATAAGCAGATGGTGAGGTGGCACATGAAGAGAGAGAGTGTAAAGGAAGCAAGATGGGAGATAACACCTCATTACAGTGAGAAGCTAGAGATTGAGAAGGAGAGGGCCAGATACTGCAAGCCAATACAGGCAGGGGTCAACTTATGGCAAGTTACAAGTGGGCAGCAAACACATGCTGTCAACCTGGAACTTGAGACTTGTGGATGCAGGAAGTGAGACCTTAGTGGCATACCTTGCAACCATGCCATCTCTGCAATAAACAAGGCTAAAAGGAAACCAGAGGATTATGTCAGCAAATTCTTCAAGAAAGATTTTTATGCTGCAGCTTATGAACCAATGATCTTTCCTGTGCCTGGTGAGCATGATTGGACAAGGACCCCTGGTCCAGACATAGAACCACCTGCATTCAAAAtcaagagaggaagaaggaaagaaaagaGGATCAAGGGAAAATTTGAAGTACCAAAGCCAAAAGAAACTTCAAGAATGGGGACCATAACATGTGGCAATTGTGGTCTCCAAGGGCATAGGTACACAAACTGTCTTAAACAGTTGAAGCCTGAGCTAGCTTTGAGGAAGAATAAGCATGTGGTAATAATTTTTCACCTTCAAATATACTAATGTTTTCTTTCTTGTACATTTCTTTCTAGCATTATTAACTGTTTCCTTTTCTTTGCAAGGCTAATCCAAGTACCTCACAGCCAAGAGCTGCTGGTCCTTCTACTGCACCAACAGCAAGACAACCAAGACCTGCTGCTTCTGCTCCTACACCACCATCATCTGCAAGAAGAGGagctggcagaggaagaggagctgcTACTTCTACTACAACACCACCatctggaagaggaagaggagctggcagaggaagaggagctgcTACTTCTACTACACCACCACCATCTGGAAGAGGAGCTGGCAGAGGCAGAGGAAGAGCTGGAAGAGGTGCTCCAATGCCATTCATTGCCCCAAGGCAATATGCTGACATTCCTACTGATGGCACACACACTGGATGGATGTCCTACTTCACTGCTAGCATGGCAGGTGGAGTTATCTTCTGATGCTTCAGTTGTAGCCAAGTTAGTTAGTTGCTTCAGTTGTAGCCAAGTTGTAATGGATCAAGTTGTAATAGATCAGTGAAGTTATCTTCTGATGCAATGAGATTTAGTGAGTCTTGTTCCTCTTTTATTGCAATGTACTGTCTGGTTTGCTGCAACATTGTCATAATGTACAATCTACATAATCAGCATAACCATAGCAATACATAACCATACATAATAAGAAACTGATCCATACATAGCAATACATAACCATTGTTCACAATACATAGAGGAGTTCCACTTCAAATGCAtagttcatccttttctcacaaAAGGATGAATAGCATAACTACTACATACATACACAGCCATAGTTCACCATTAGTACAAGCATACAGTACACAACATTAGTTCCTAGATGCTAGGTCATTACACAACCATCATTCCCAAAAGGTCAGCAATGCCACTAATCTCATTTCATCTTCTTCACTTCTCCAAGATGGCTTGAATCCCCCTGAACTTCTCCTTCAACTTTTCATTCTGAAACTCTAACTGCCACTTCTCTTCAATATGCTTTTTATTTCCCTTAAGCAGATCAGCAACCTGAAGCTTCAACTCTAGCTTCTCTTGGGTGAGCTTCTCCTGACACTTAGTTAGCTCTGCATTCTTCAGCTCCAAATTCATACTAGCTTCAGTAAGCACTTGCTTCTCTTTCATTTTGTTCAACTTCAAGTTCTGAATGACTGTTGCTTGAGCTCTTGTCAGGTTGAGCAGCACCTCATACTTCTGAGTAAGTTGCTGGGTCTCTGCATCTTTCTTTGCCATCTTTGCCTTCATATCATCAGTCAGTTTTTTTCTTACCTCCTGCTGATATATAATGGCAGACTGCAGATGCCTGAAATCCACCACCTTATCTTCCTGGAAGTTCATCAGCTCATGCACATCTTGGACTAGCTTGTCATAGTTGGCCTCcagcttgttcttctcttctgtCAGATGGTGGATAGTGAAAGAATTCTCAAGATTGTCATTCACCCTAGCACTTTTGGCATCTTCAACCATTGCCCATAGCTTCAACAATGCATTCTGCATTGTTGGGGGCCACTGGTGATCAACCCATTCAACAAAGCCACAATTGCTACCTTCCTGCaaaaacaataacaacaacaaaacAGTTCATACAGCAAGTAATTACACAAAATCACTGCAGTTGCCAAAAAGAATGTCTAAATTTAGCATCAGA contains:
- the LOC119279456 gene encoding uncharacterized protein LOC119279456 — translated: MVLEDESSDDHSSPPYMHSSSTDGLNEVPFTIEDPDYKGLELDVMCPCEKHGMASERLVAFEGTDTGRRFLACAQSEGSNCGFVEWVDHQWPPTMQNALLKLWAMVEDAKSARVNDNLENSFTIHHLTEEKNKLEANYDKLVQDVHELMNFQEDKVVDFRHLQSAIIYQQEVRKKLTDDMKAKMAKKDAETQQLTQKYEVLLNLTRAQATVIQNLKLNKMKEKQVLTEASMNLELKNAELTKCQEKLTQEKLELKLQVADLLKGNKKHIEEKWQLEFQNEKLKEKFRGIQAILEK
- the LOC119279455 gene encoding uncharacterized protein LOC119279455, which encodes MWLIQVPHSQELLVLLLHQQQDNQDLLLLLLHHHHLQEEELAEEEELLLLLQHHHLEEEEELAEEEELLLLLHHHHLEEELAEAEEELEEVLQCHSLPQGNMLTFLLMAHTLDGCPTSLLAWQVELSSDASVVAKLVSCFSCSQVVMDQVVIDQ